One Streptomyces coeruleorubidus DNA segment encodes these proteins:
- a CDS encoding ADP-ribosylglycohydrolase family protein, which translates to MASIACIPSVPAPGDATELRARARGALLGLAVGDALGAPAENMKPSEIRARWGRITGYVAEHPAGTDDTEYAIFSGLLLARHGSALTPAHVEAAWHEWIADRDEGPFRGAGFSERGTLENLRRGLAAPISAQHRHAWSDGLAMRAAPFGVFAPGRPAEAARLVAIDGSVSHDGEGIYGGQAVAAGVAAAMAGAQPIAVVAAALAVVPDDSWTARCLRRAVTVAHRGERAVRSAVVIGGYPWTDLAPEAVALAFGAYAAADGDFKQSVLTAVNMGRDADTTAAVAGALAGATRGVSAIPKAWTTPIGPVRGRCLPAMAGYHVLDVADLLTPAVRDEVPVPTDFAMAGDGTEAPA; encoded by the coding sequence ATGGCATCGATCGCCTGCATCCCCTCCGTCCCGGCGCCCGGGGACGCCACCGAACTGCGCGCGCGGGCACGCGGCGCACTGCTGGGCCTGGCCGTCGGTGACGCGCTCGGGGCCCCGGCCGAGAACATGAAGCCCTCCGAGATCCGCGCGCGGTGGGGCCGCATCACCGGCTACGTCGCCGAGCACCCCGCTGGCACGGACGACACCGAGTACGCGATCTTCTCGGGCCTCCTCCTGGCCCGGCACGGCTCGGCACTCACCCCCGCGCATGTGGAAGCGGCCTGGCACGAATGGATCGCCGACCGCGACGAGGGCCCCTTCCGGGGCGCCGGCTTCAGCGAACGCGGCACGCTGGAGAACCTCCGCCGGGGCCTGGCGGCCCCCATCTCCGCCCAGCACCGGCACGCCTGGAGCGACGGTCTGGCCATGCGCGCGGCCCCCTTCGGGGTGTTCGCGCCCGGCCGCCCGGCGGAGGCGGCCCGGCTGGTGGCGATCGACGGCTCGGTGAGCCATGACGGCGAGGGCATCTACGGCGGCCAGGCGGTGGCGGCGGGCGTGGCCGCGGCGATGGCGGGCGCCCAGCCGATCGCGGTCGTGGCCGCCGCCCTCGCGGTCGTGCCCGACGACTCCTGGACGGCCCGCTGCCTGCGCCGCGCGGTGACGGTGGCCCACCGTGGCGAACGCGCGGTCCGCTCCGCGGTCGTCATCGGCGGCTACCCCTGGACCGACCTGGCCCCCGAGGCGGTCGCCCTCGCCTTCGGCGCGTACGCGGCGGCCGACGGCGACTTCAAGCAGTCCGTCCTGACGGCGGTGAACATGGGCCGCGACGCGGACACGACGGCGGCGGTCGCGGGCGCCCTGGCGGGCGCGACCCGGGGAGTCTCGGCGATCCCGAAGGCCTGGACGACCCCCATCGGCCCGGTCCGCGGCCGGTGCCTGCCGGCGATGGCGGGTTACCACGTCCTGGACGTGGCGGACCTGCTGACACCGGCGGTACGCGACGAAGTGCCGGTGCCAACGGACTTCGCCATGGCGGGTGACGGAACGGAGGCCCCCGCATGA
- the gltB gene encoding glutamate synthase large subunit — MRTPRQPSQHSANGQNWSFMDARPAAQGMYDPRNEHDACGVGFVATLTGEASHTLVEQALTVLRNLEHRGATGSEPDSGDGAGILSQVPDAFFRDVAGFALPEAGAYAVGTAFLPEDSAAEAVSQIETIAADEGLTVLGWREVPVAPQLLGATARSTMPVFRQIFVSDGAAVPATGIALDRKAFVLRKRAEREAGVYFPSLSARTIVYKGMLTTGQLEPFFPDLSDRRFASAIALVHSRFSTNTFPSWPLAHPYRFVAHNGEINTVKGNRNWMVARESQLVSDLFGSDDKAIERVFPVCTPDASDSASFDEVLELLHLGGRSLPHSVLMMIPEAWENHDSMDPTRRAFYQFHSNLMEPWDGPACVTFTDGTQVGAVLDRNGLRPGRYWVTDDGLVVLGSEVGVLDIDPAKVVRKGRLQPGRMFLVDTAEHRIIEDDEIKAQLAAEQPYAEWLEAGEIELSDLPEREHIVHTHASVTRRQQTFGYTEEELRVLLAPMAKAGAEPIGSMGTDSPIAALSDRPRLLFDYFTQLFAQVTNPPLDAIREELVTSLRSSLGPQGNLLDPSAASCRSVVLPFPVIDNDELAKLIHINADGDMPGFKAATLSGLYRVHGGGDALAARIDEICAEADAAIDNGARLIVLSDRHSDAEHAPIPSLLLTAAVHHHLIRTKQRTQVGLLVEAGDVREVHHVALLIGYGAAAVNPYLAMESVEDLVRAGTFLPGIEPEKAIRNLIYALGKGVLKVMSKMGISTVASYRGAQVFEAVGLDEAFVGKYFNGTATKIGGVGIDVIAKEVAARHAKAYPASGIAPAHRALDIGGEYQWRREGEPHLFDPDTVFRLQHSTRSGRYDIFKKYTERVNEQSERLMTLRGLFGFKSDRQPIPIDEVEPVSEIVKRFSTGAMSYGSISQEAHETLAIAMNQLGGKSNTGEGGEDPERLYDPARRSSIKQVASGRFGVTSEYLVNSDDIQIKMAQGAKPGEGGQLPGHKVYPWVAKTRHSTPGVGLISPPPHHDIYSIEDLAQLIHDLKNANPQARIHVKLVSEVGVGTVAAGVSKAHADVVLISGHDGGTGASPLTSLKHAGGPWELGLAETQQTLLLNGLRDRIVVQTDGQLKTGRDVVIAALLGAEEFGFATAPLVVSGCVMMRVCHLDTCPVGIATQNPVLRERYTGKAEYVVNFFRYIAEEVREILAELGFRSIEEAVGHAEALDVTRAVDHWKAQGLDLEPLFHVPELPEGAVRHQLIAQDHGLEKALDNQLIKLAADALSASDATEAQPVRAQVQIRNINRTVGTMLGHEVTKKFGGAGLPDDTIDITFTGSAGQSFGAFVPRGVTLRLEGDANDYVGKGLSGGRIVVRPDRAADHLAEYSVIAGNTIGYGATGGEMFLRGKVGERFCVRNSGATVVSEGVGDHGCEYMTGGHAVVLGETGRNFAAGMSGGIAYVIDLDRDNVNVGNVDAVEALDDTDRQWLHDVVRRHQEETGSTVAEKLLAEWDDPTGGVARFSKIIPSTYKAVLAAKDAAERAGLSETETHEKMMEAAING; from the coding sequence ATGCGTACGCCGCGCCAGCCGTCCCAGCACTCCGCGAATGGCCAGAACTGGTCGTTCATGGATGCTCGCCCTGCTGCGCAGGGTATGTACGACCCCCGCAACGAGCACGACGCCTGCGGCGTCGGCTTCGTCGCCACCCTTACCGGCGAGGCGTCCCACACCCTGGTCGAACAGGCTCTGACCGTCCTGCGCAATCTCGAACACCGCGGTGCCACCGGCTCCGAACCCGACTCCGGCGACGGCGCCGGCATCCTGTCGCAGGTTCCGGACGCCTTCTTCCGTGACGTGGCCGGATTCGCACTGCCCGAGGCCGGTGCCTACGCCGTCGGCACCGCCTTCCTGCCGGAGGACTCCGCCGCCGAGGCCGTCTCGCAGATCGAGACGATCGCGGCCGACGAGGGCCTGACCGTGCTCGGCTGGCGCGAGGTGCCGGTCGCTCCCCAGCTGCTGGGTGCCACCGCCCGGTCGACCATGCCGGTCTTCCGTCAGATCTTCGTCAGCGACGGCGCCGCAGTGCCCGCGACGGGCATCGCCCTCGACCGCAAGGCCTTCGTGCTGCGCAAGCGCGCCGAGCGCGAGGCCGGCGTGTACTTCCCGTCGCTGTCCGCGCGGACCATCGTCTACAAGGGCATGCTGACCACCGGCCAGCTGGAGCCCTTCTTCCCGGACCTGTCCGACCGCCGCTTCGCCTCCGCGATCGCGCTCGTGCACTCCCGGTTCTCGACGAACACGTTCCCGTCGTGGCCGCTGGCCCACCCGTACCGCTTCGTCGCGCACAACGGCGAGATCAACACCGTCAAGGGCAACCGCAACTGGATGGTCGCCCGCGAGTCGCAGCTGGTCTCCGACCTGTTCGGCTCCGACGACAAGGCCATCGAGCGGGTCTTCCCGGTCTGCACGCCGGACGCCTCCGACTCCGCCTCCTTCGACGAGGTCCTCGAACTCCTGCACCTGGGCGGCCGTTCGCTGCCGCACTCCGTGCTGATGATGATCCCGGAGGCGTGGGAGAACCACGACTCCATGGACCCGACCCGGCGCGCCTTCTACCAGTTCCACTCCAACCTGATGGAGCCCTGGGACGGCCCGGCCTGTGTCACCTTCACCGACGGCACCCAGGTCGGCGCCGTGCTCGACCGCAACGGCCTGCGCCCCGGCCGCTACTGGGTCACCGACGACGGCCTCGTCGTCCTCGGCTCCGAGGTCGGCGTCCTGGACATCGACCCCGCCAAGGTCGTCCGCAAGGGCCGCCTGCAGCCCGGCCGCATGTTCCTCGTCGACACCGCCGAGCACCGCATCATCGAGGACGACGAGATCAAGGCCCAGCTCGCCGCCGAACAGCCCTACGCGGAGTGGCTGGAGGCCGGCGAGATCGAGCTGTCCGACCTGCCCGAGCGCGAGCACATCGTGCACACGCACGCCTCGGTCACCCGCCGCCAGCAGACCTTCGGCTACACCGAGGAGGAACTGCGCGTCCTCCTCGCGCCGATGGCCAAGGCCGGTGCCGAGCCGATCGGCTCGATGGGCACCGACTCGCCGATCGCCGCGCTGTCGGACCGCCCGCGGCTGCTCTTCGACTACTTCACCCAGCTGTTCGCGCAGGTCACCAACCCGCCGCTGGATGCCATCCGCGAGGAGCTCGTCACCTCGCTGCGCTCCTCGCTGGGCCCGCAGGGCAACCTGCTCGACCCGAGCGCGGCCTCCTGCCGCAGCGTCGTGCTGCCCTTCCCGGTCATCGACAACGACGAGCTGGCCAAGCTCATCCACATCAACGCCGACGGCGACATGCCCGGCTTCAAGGCCGCGACGCTGTCCGGCCTGTACCGGGTGCACGGCGGTGGTGACGCGCTGGCCGCGCGGATCGACGAGATCTGCGCCGAGGCCGACGCCGCGATAGACAACGGCGCCCGGCTGATCGTCCTGTCGGACCGCCATTCGGACGCCGAGCACGCGCCGATCCCGTCGCTGCTGCTCACCGCGGCCGTCCACCACCACCTCATCCGCACCAAGCAGCGCACCCAGGTGGGCCTGCTGGTCGAGGCCGGTGACGTCCGCGAGGTCCACCACGTCGCCCTGCTCATCGGCTACGGAGCCGCCGCGGTCAACCCGTACCTGGCGATGGAGTCCGTCGAGGACCTGGTCCGCGCCGGCACCTTCCTGCCGGGCATCGAGCCCGAGAAGGCCATCCGCAACCTCATCTACGCCCTCGGCAAGGGCGTGCTGAAGGTCATGTCCAAGATGGGCATCTCGACCGTCGCCTCCTACCGCGGCGCCCAGGTCTTCGAGGCCGTCGGTCTCGACGAGGCCTTCGTCGGGAAGTACTTCAACGGCACGGCCACCAAGATCGGCGGCGTCGGCATCGACGTCATCGCCAAGGAGGTCGCCGCCCGGCACGCCAAGGCCTACCCGGCCTCCGGCATCGCCCCGGCGCACCGCGCGCTGGACATAGGCGGCGAGTACCAGTGGCGCCGCGAGGGCGAGCCGCACCTGTTCGACCCGGACACGGTCTTCCGCCTCCAGCACTCCACGCGCTCCGGCCGCTACGACATCTTCAAGAAGTACACCGAGCGCGTGAACGAGCAGTCCGAGCGGCTGATGACGCTCCGCGGGCTCTTCGGCTTCAAGTCCGACCGGCAGCCGATCCCGATCGACGAGGTCGAGCCGGTCTCCGAGATCGTCAAGCGGTTCTCGACGGGCGCCATGTCGTACGGCTCCATCTCCCAGGAGGCGCACGAGACCCTCGCCATCGCCATGAACCAGCTGGGCGGCAAGTCCAACACCGGTGAGGGCGGCGAGGACCCGGAGCGGCTGTACGACCCGGCCCGCCGGTCGTCCATCAAGCAGGTCGCCTCCGGCCGCTTCGGTGTGACCTCCGAGTACCTGGTCAACTCCGACGACATCCAGATCAAGATGGCCCAGGGCGCCAAGCCCGGCGAGGGCGGCCAGCTGCCCGGCCACAAGGTCTACCCGTGGGTCGCCAAGACGCGGCACTCGACGCCGGGCGTCGGCCTCATCTCGCCGCCCCCGCACCACGACATCTACTCCATCGAGGACCTGGCCCAGCTGATCCACGACCTGAAGAACGCGAACCCGCAGGCGCGGATTCACGTCAAGCTGGTCTCCGAGGTCGGCGTCGGCACGGTCGCCGCGGGTGTCTCCAAGGCCCACGCGGACGTCGTGCTCATCTCCGGCCACGACGGCGGTACGGGCGCCTCGCCGCTCACCTCGCTCAAGCACGCGGGCGGTCCCTGGGAGCTCGGCCTGGCCGAGACCCAGCAGACGCTGCTGCTCAACGGCCTGCGCGACCGCATCGTCGTGCAGACCGACGGCCAGCTGAAGACCGGCCGTGACGTGGTCATCGCCGCGCTGCTCGGCGCCGAGGAGTTCGGTTTCGCGACCGCGCCGCTCGTCGTCTCCGGCTGCGTCATGATGCGCGTCTGCCACCTGGACACCTGCCCGGTCGGCATCGCCACGCAGAACCCGGTGCTGCGCGAGCGGTACACCGGCAAGGCCGAGTACGTCGTGAACTTCTTCCGGTACATCGCCGAAGAGGTCCGCGAGATCCTCGCCGAGCTGGGCTTCCGCTCCATCGAGGAGGCCGTCGGCCACGCCGAGGCCCTCGACGTCACCCGCGCGGTCGACCACTGGAAGGCGCAGGGCCTGGACCTGGAGCCGCTGTTCCACGTGCCCGAGCTGCCCGAGGGCGCGGTCCGCCACCAGCTGATCGCCCAGGACCACGGTCTGGAGAAGGCGCTCGACAACCAGCTGATCAAGCTGGCCGCCGACGCCCTGTCCGCCTCGGACGCCACCGAGGCCCAGCCGGTCCGCGCGCAGGTGCAGATCCGCAACATCAACCGCACGGTCGGCACCATGCTCGGCCACGAGGTGACGAAGAAGTTCGGTGGCGCGGGCCTGCCCGACGACACCATCGACATCACCTTCACCGGCTCCGCCGGCCAGTCCTTCGGCGCGTTCGTGCCGCGCGGTGTAACGCTGCGCCTGGAGGGCGACGCCAACGACTACGTCGGCAAGGGCCTCTCGGGCGGCCGGATCGTGGTCCGCCCGGACCGCGCGGCCGACCACCTCGCCGAGTACAGCGTCATCGCCGGCAACACCATCGGCTACGGCGCGACCGGCGGCGAGATGTTCCTGCGCGGCAAGGTCGGCGAGCGGTTCTGCGTCCGCAACTCCGGCGCGACGGTCGTCTCCGAGGGCGTGGGCGACCACGGCTGCGAGTACATGACCGGCGGTCACGCGGTGGTGCTCGGCGAGACGGGCCGCAACTTCGCGGCCGGTATGTCCGGCGGTATCGCGTACGTCATCGACCTGGACCGCGACAACGTCAACGTCGGCAACGTGGACGCCGTCGAGGCGCTGGACGACACCGACAGGCAGTGGCTGCACGACGTGGTCCGCCGCCACCAGGAGGAGACGGGCTCGACCGTCGCCGAGAAGCTCCTGGCCGAGTGGGACGACCCCACGGGCGGCGTGGCGCGCTTCAGCAAGATCATCCCCAGCACGTACAAGGCAGTGCTCGCCGCCAAGGACGCCGCCGAGCGAGCCGGTCTCTCCGAGACCGAGACCCACGAGAAGATGATGGAGGCGGCGATCAATGGCTGA
- a CDS encoding VIT1/CCC1 transporter family protein codes for MAIIETEAALHEAHRDNHTHRDVNGGWLRPAVFGAMDGLVSNLALMTGVAGGSVSQHTVVLSGLAGLAAGAFSMAAGEYTSVASQRELVEAELDVERRELRKHPQCEEAELAALYRARGVEPRLASEVARQLSKDPEQALEIHAREELGIDPGDLPSPTVAAVSSFGSFALGALIPVLPYLLGASSLWPAVLLALLGLFLCGAVVAKVTARTWWYSGLRQLFLGGAAAGVTYALGTLFGTAVG; via the coding sequence ATGGCCATCATCGAGACCGAGGCGGCGCTGCACGAGGCGCACCGGGACAACCACACCCACCGGGACGTGAACGGCGGCTGGCTGCGTCCCGCGGTGTTCGGTGCGATGGACGGCCTCGTCTCCAACCTGGCCCTGATGACCGGTGTCGCGGGCGGCTCGGTCAGCCAGCACACCGTCGTCCTCAGCGGACTCGCGGGCCTGGCCGCCGGCGCCTTCTCCATGGCCGCCGGCGAGTACACCTCCGTCGCCTCGCAGCGCGAGCTCGTCGAGGCCGAGCTGGACGTGGAGCGGCGCGAGCTGCGCAAGCACCCGCAGTGCGAGGAGGCCGAGCTCGCCGCCCTCTACCGGGCGAGAGGGGTCGAGCCGCGGCTGGCCAGTGAGGTCGCCCGGCAGCTGTCGAAGGACCCGGAGCAGGCGCTGGAGATCCACGCCCGGGAGGAGCTGGGCATCGATCCCGGCGATCTGCCCTCGCCCACCGTGGCCGCGGTGTCGAGCTTCGGCTCCTTCGCGCTGGGCGCGCTGATCCCCGTACTGCCGTATCTGCTGGGTGCCAGCAGCCTGTGGCCGGCCGTGCTGCTGGCCCTGCTCGGCCTCTTCCTGTGCGGTGCGGTAGTGGCCAAGGTGACGGCGCGCACCTGGTGGTACAGCGGGCTGCGGCAGCTGTTCCTGGGCGGCGCGGCGGCGGGTGTGACGTACGCCCTGGGCACGTTGTTCGGAACGGCCGTAGGATAG